Proteins encoded by one window of Cyanobium sp. NS01:
- a CDS encoding IMS domain-containing protein: protein MELPIDHFRLLGVSPTTDAQSVLRTLEQRLNRVPEQGFTAETLQARESLLRLSADLLTDSHRREAYESELTALGGEDHPLQAALEIPTSRELGGLLLLLEADQPLECFSLARRLLQPPQAPTLGSGRESDLSLLAGLACLAGGAELQRQRRYEAAALTLREGLQLLQRMGQHTPLRQRVAEELAQLRPFRVLDLLSRSLAASDERAEGLKLLEELVQERGGLEGTSSAGMSPQEFQAFFLQIRDYLTVQEQVDLFSRWADQSAVADFLASTALTASGFAQRKPERIAAAMQRLQASGQDGIQPLLACLHLLLGQVEAGQQVFRRGASEDAKLKQWAEQRSDDPLAQLCDYCRDWLKGDVLRGYRDLEADPDLEAYFADRDVQAFIERLPQPLIQADPPAGDLFSQAGWPDSPAAPAGLAGQWPEVEPALGLESDREPISSEDSGAKASWTSRLRGALPSMALPSMALPSMALPSLRIPAMRRPELRLPAVALPRWRRSKGLNLSKHSRHLRLPRSRRGRLLVAVAAAGVLGAGLWALLRPRPQPMPIPVETTPAQPAAPPAGPEAAAPPPAQPARPVPLQVAEPSQAQVQALLETWLAAKAAVLAGGESPVPLDSMARQGEIAYLQQQRRESAARQQTLKLNTTVTNLTIEERSPRRIAALVSLRYSSQPINAAGEPAGPAAQADLRNRYVFGRDGDTWRVVSFSPLR, encoded by the coding sequence TTGGAACTGCCGATCGATCACTTCCGGTTGCTCGGTGTCAGCCCGACCACGGACGCCCAGTCGGTGCTGCGCACCCTGGAGCAGCGCCTCAACCGGGTGCCGGAGCAGGGCTTCACCGCCGAGACCCTGCAGGCCCGGGAATCCCTGCTGCGGCTGAGCGCCGATCTGCTCACCGACTCCCACCGTCGCGAGGCCTACGAGTCGGAACTCACCGCCCTGGGTGGTGAGGACCACCCGCTGCAGGCGGCCCTGGAGATCCCCACCAGCCGGGAGCTGGGCGGCCTGCTGCTGCTGCTGGAGGCCGATCAGCCGCTGGAGTGTTTCAGCCTGGCGCGACGGCTGCTGCAGCCCCCCCAGGCCCCCACCCTCGGCAGTGGCCGCGAAAGCGACCTCAGCCTGCTGGCTGGCCTGGCCTGCCTGGCCGGTGGCGCCGAGCTGCAGCGGCAGCGTCGCTACGAGGCCGCCGCCCTCACCCTGCGGGAAGGCCTGCAGTTGCTGCAGCGCATGGGCCAGCACACTCCCCTGCGACAGCGGGTGGCCGAGGAGCTCGCCCAGTTGCGACCGTTCCGCGTGCTCGATCTGCTCAGCCGCAGCCTTGCCGCCAGCGACGAGCGCGCCGAGGGCCTGAAGCTGCTGGAGGAGCTTGTGCAGGAACGGGGCGGCCTCGAGGGAACCAGTTCGGCTGGCATGAGCCCCCAGGAGTTCCAGGCCTTCTTCCTGCAGATCCGCGACTACCTCACCGTGCAGGAGCAGGTGGACCTGTTCAGCCGCTGGGCCGATCAGTCGGCCGTGGCCGACTTCCTGGCCAGCACGGCCCTCACCGCCTCCGGCTTCGCCCAGCGCAAGCCGGAGCGGATCGCCGCGGCCATGCAGCGGCTGCAGGCCTCCGGCCAGGACGGCATCCAGCCCCTGCTGGCCTGTCTGCACCTGCTGCTGGGCCAGGTGGAGGCAGGCCAGCAGGTGTTCAGGCGCGGCGCCAGTGAGGACGCCAAACTGAAGCAGTGGGCCGAGCAGCGCAGCGACGATCCCCTGGCCCAGCTGTGCGACTACTGCCGCGACTGGCTCAAGGGAGACGTGTTGCGCGGCTACCGCGACCTGGAGGCTGACCCCGATCTGGAGGCCTATTTCGCCGACCGCGATGTGCAGGCGTTCATCGAGCGCCTGCCGCAGCCCCTGATCCAGGCCGATCCCCCCGCCGGCGACCTGTTCAGCCAGGCCGGCTGGCCTGACAGCCCTGCTGCTCCGGCTGGCCTGGCGGGGCAGTGGCCTGAGGTCGAGCCAGCCCTGGGCCTGGAGAGCGATCGAGAGCCCATCAGCTCGGAGGACAGCGGGGCCAAGGCCTCCTGGACATCCCGGCTGCGGGGCGCACTGCCTTCCATGGCACTGCCTTCGATGGCACTGCCCTCAATGGCCTTGCCCTCGCTGCGGATCCCCGCGATGCGGAGGCCTGAGCTGCGGCTGCCGGCTGTCGCCCTGCCGCGCTGGAGGCGCTCCAAGGGCCTCAACCTGAGCAAACACAGCAGGCACCTGCGGCTGCCCCGCAGCCGCCGCGGTCGCCTCCTGGTGGCCGTGGCGGCTGCCGGAGTGCTGGGCGCTGGGCTGTGGGCTCTGCTGCGGCCACGGCCCCAGCCCATGCCGATCCCGGTGGAAACCACGCCGGCACAGCCTGCAGCGCCGCCGGCCGGCCCCGAGGCAGCAGCCCCGCCGCCCGCCCAGCCCGCCCGCCCCGTGCCGCTGCAGGTGGCAGAGCCCTCCCAGGCCCAGGTTCAGGCCCTGCTCGAAACCTGGCTGGCGGCCAAGGCCGCCGTGCTGGCCGGCGGCGAGAGCCCGGTTCCGCTCGACTCCATGGCCCGTCAGGGCGAGATCGCCTACCTGCAGCAACAGCGCCGCGAATCGGCCGCCAGGCAGCAGACGCTCAAGCTCAACACCACCGTGACCAATCTCACGATCGAAGAGCGCTCCCCCAGGCGCATCGCCGCCCTGGTGAGCCTGCGCTACAGCTCCCAGCCCATCAACGCCGCCGG
- the pdhA gene encoding pyruvate dehydrogenase (acetyl-transferring) E1 component subunit alpha has translation MTQAHTSRNSSAASGLADSGVPGCSAESTHVAGPHAERLENLYPATPATVTREEGLMLYRDMTLGRRFEDKCAEMYYRGKMFGFVHLYNGQEAVSTGVIKAMKAQHDWFCSTYRDHVHALSCGVPARQVMSELFGKETGCSKGRGGSMHLFSREHHLLGGYAFIGEGIPVALGAAFTSRYKRDALGDAASDSVTAAFFGDGTCNIGQFYECLNMASLWKLPILFVVENNKWAIGMDHNRATSDPEIWRKAASFGMAGEEVDGMDVLAVREAAQRAIQRARAGEGPTLLECLTYRYRGHSLADPDELRAEAEKAFWAKRDPIKRLGAQLVEQQLATAEELKAIEKEIDAEISECVSFALSAPEPNPEELTRYIWAEN, from the coding sequence ATGACCCAGGCACACACCAGTCGCAACAGTTCGGCGGCCTCCGGCCTGGCCGACTCCGGGGTTCCGGGCTGTTCCGCCGAGTCCACCCACGTGGCGGGTCCCCATGCCGAGCGCCTGGAGAACCTCTATCCGGCCACCCCCGCCACGGTGACGCGGGAGGAGGGCTTGATGCTCTACCGCGACATGACCCTCGGCCGGCGCTTCGAGGACAAGTGCGCGGAGATGTACTACCGCGGCAAGATGTTCGGCTTCGTGCACCTCTACAACGGCCAGGAGGCCGTGAGCACGGGGGTGATCAAGGCCATGAAGGCCCAGCACGACTGGTTCTGCAGCACCTACCGCGATCACGTGCATGCGCTCAGCTGCGGTGTGCCGGCCCGCCAGGTGATGAGCGAACTGTTCGGCAAGGAAACAGGCTGCAGCAAGGGCAGGGGCGGCTCGATGCACCTGTTTTCACGGGAACACCATCTCCTGGGCGGCTACGCCTTCATCGGCGAGGGCATCCCCGTGGCCCTCGGGGCCGCCTTCACCAGCCGCTACAAGCGCGATGCCCTTGGCGATGCCGCCAGTGACTCGGTCACGGCGGCCTTCTTCGGCGACGGCACCTGCAACATCGGCCAGTTCTACGAGTGCCTGAACATGGCCTCGCTCTGGAAGCTGCCCATCCTGTTCGTGGTGGAGAACAACAAGTGGGCCATCGGCATGGACCACAACCGCGCCACCAGCGATCCGGAGATCTGGCGCAAGGCCGCCTCCTTCGGCATGGCCGGGGAAGAGGTGGATGGCATGGATGTGCTGGCCGTTCGGGAGGCAGCCCAGCGGGCGATCCAGCGGGCCCGGGCCGGGGAAGGCCCCACCCTGCTGGAGTGCCTCACCTACCGCTACCGGGGCCACTCCCTGGCCGACCCCGACGAGCTGCGGGCCGAGGCCGAGAAGGCCTTCTGGGCCAAGCGGGACCCGATCAAACGGCTCGGGGCCCAGCTGGTGGAGCAGCAGTTGGCCACGGCCGAGGAACTCAAGGCCATCGAGAAAGAGATCGATGCCGAGATCAGTGAGTGCGTCTCCTTCGCCCTCTCTGCCCCCGAGCCCAACCCCGAAGAGCTCACCCGCTACATCTGGGCCGAGAACTGA
- a CDS encoding histone deacetylase, producing the protein MLPPLVYHPAYSAPLASGHRFPMAKFRLLFERLQTLDLAPAANLHQPLPIPRRCLELVHPRPYHQAFSRAELPRADQRRIGLPSTTPLVRRTWLSVGGTLLTARLALHHGVACHLAGGTHHAFPAQGSGFCIFNDVAVTARVLLAEEILQRLMVVDLDVHQGDATAAIFAGEPRVFTLSAHGESNFPLRKQTSDLDIPLADGLEDRAYLQAVGDVLPDLLDQWRPQLVLYNAGVDPHRDDRLGKLCLSDAGLLNRDRLVFDACLRRSIPVASVIGGGYGSLPELVERHSLVFRAAAEQARLHGL; encoded by the coding sequence GTGCTTCCGCCACTCGTCTATCACCCCGCCTACTCGGCCCCCCTGGCCAGCGGCCATCGCTTTCCGATGGCCAAGTTCAGGCTGCTGTTCGAGCGCCTGCAGACCCTGGACCTGGCGCCGGCCGCCAACCTGCATCAACCGCTGCCCATCCCGCGCCGCTGCCTGGAGCTGGTGCATCCCCGGCCCTATCACCAGGCCTTCAGCCGCGCTGAGCTCCCCAGAGCCGACCAACGCCGCATCGGCCTGCCCTCCACCACCCCCCTGGTGCGCCGCACCTGGCTATCGGTGGGGGGCACCCTGCTCACGGCGCGGCTGGCGCTGCACCATGGCGTGGCCTGCCACCTGGCCGGCGGCACCCACCATGCCTTCCCTGCCCAGGGCAGCGGCTTCTGCATCTTCAACGACGTGGCCGTGACGGCCCGGGTGCTGCTGGCGGAGGAGATCCTCCAGCGGCTGATGGTGGTGGATCTGGATGTGCACCAGGGCGACGCCACGGCGGCCATTTTCGCCGGCGAGCCCCGGGTGTTCACCCTCTCCGCCCATGGAGAGAGCAACTTTCCCCTGCGCAAGCAGACCAGCGACCTCGACATCCCCCTGGCCGATGGCCTGGAGGATCGCGCCTATCTCCAGGCCGTGGGCGATGTCTTGCCCGATCTGCTGGATCAATGGCGCCCGCAGCTGGTGCTCTACAACGCCGGCGTCGACCCCCACCGCGATGATCGGCTCGGCAAGCTCTGCCTCAGCGACGCGGGCTTGCTCAATCGCGACCGCCTCGTGTTCGATGCCTGCCTGCGCCGGAGCATCCCCGTGGCCAGCGTGATCGGCGGCGGCTACGGCAGCCTGCCTGAGCTGGTGGAGCGCCACAGCCTGGTGTTCCGGGCCGCAGCCGAGCAGGCCCGGCTGCACGGGCTGTAG
- a CDS encoding sigma-70 family RNA polymerase sigma factor has product MNATTQRASDHSRRRSSDPISWYLASIGREPLLTPAEEIELGNQVQVLMRLLESDSASYSDHDKKLVRVGQRSKQRMMKANLRLVVSVAKKYQGKGLELLDLIQEGSLGLERAVEKFDPTRGYKFSTYAFWWIRQSMTRAIACQSRTIRLPVHLSERLSAIRKVSLELAHKLGAMPSRQEIAEAMAMPLDELDGLLRQSLTTSSLDAPVNGDEGRSFLGDLIADSSEEEPLDRVERGLNQEQLQQWLSQLGEQERHVLQLRFGLEGCERHTLAEIGRQLDVSRERVRQVELKALRKLRNLTRRTPSSL; this is encoded by the coding sequence ATGAACGCCACCACCCAAAGGGCCAGTGATCACAGCCGCAGACGCAGCAGTGATCCGATCAGTTGGTATCTCGCCAGCATCGGCCGGGAACCCCTGCTGACGCCGGCCGAGGAGATCGAGCTGGGCAATCAGGTGCAGGTGTTGATGCGGCTCCTGGAGAGCGATTCGGCCAGCTATTCCGACCACGACAAAAAGCTGGTGCGGGTGGGCCAGCGCTCCAAGCAACGCATGATGAAGGCGAATCTTCGCCTCGTGGTGAGCGTGGCCAAGAAATACCAGGGCAAGGGTCTGGAGCTGCTCGATCTGATTCAGGAGGGATCCCTCGGCCTGGAGCGCGCCGTCGAGAAGTTCGATCCCACCCGCGGATACAAATTTTCCACCTATGCCTTCTGGTGGATTCGCCAGAGCATGACCCGGGCGATCGCCTGCCAGTCACGCACGATCCGCCTGCCGGTGCACCTCAGCGAGCGGCTGAGTGCGATCCGCAAGGTGAGCCTGGAGCTGGCCCACAAGCTCGGAGCCATGCCCAGCCGCCAGGAGATCGCCGAGGCCATGGCCATGCCCCTCGATGAGCTCGATGGCCTGTTGCGCCAGTCCCTCACCACCTCCAGTCTGGATGCGCCGGTGAACGGCGATGAGGGCAGGAGTTTCCTGGGCGACCTGATCGCCGACTCCAGCGAGGAGGAGCCCCTCGACCGGGTCGAGCGCGGCCTCAACCAGGAGCAGCTCCAGCAGTGGTTGAGCCAGCTGGGCGAGCAGGAGCGCCACGTGCTGCAGCTGCGGTTCGGGCTGGAGGGCTGCGAACGTCACACCCTGGCGGAGATCGGCCGTCAACTGGACGTGTCGCGCGAGCGGGTGCGCCAGGTGGAACTCAAGGCCCTGCGCAAGCTTCGCAATCTCACCCGCCGCACCCCCAGCAGCCTCTAG
- a CDS encoding NAD(P)H-hydrate epimerase, whose translation MTPSPTPWPARDAEHLLVSGAQMAAVETRLFESGLPVEALMEKAGLALSQRLLEAHGPRLRACGALVLVGPGHNGGDGLVVARELHLAGIAVQLWCPFERCKPLTATHRRHAHWLGIPTLADPPDPAAASLWIEALLGLNQSRPPGAALETLLEHRQQQAPGGLVALDVPTGLCSDTGRCLGGVAAKAIHTCTVGLIKQGLVQDAALAWVGRLERVDLGLARQALDALPASPPLLLAAADLSTAPWPRIETAAGKYGRGRLLLLAGSARFQGAAHLAVAGASASGCASVRLAGAAGVGGQLVARAPHVVVSAELACDPAGHLCLADLPATTLERLDALLLGPGLGGQPEPALRAGRELEVWERLQRLPGLLVLDADGLNRLALAVAPGLGCSAAAWLGHRQGPTWLTPHGAEFERLFPQWAELPPLEAAGRAAGEAGVGLVLKGARSVVAAPDGRRWQLGEAEPRAARAGLGDVLAGYCAGLGAQAIAACGQADPAVLAAAALAHAQAGLRVRAGAGPGHCTPMAIASALAGLDPAPGGQGEPSLAAAET comes from the coding sequence GTGACCCCCAGCCCCACCCCCTGGCCGGCCCGCGACGCCGAACACCTGCTGGTGAGCGGCGCCCAGATGGCCGCCGTGGAAACCAGGCTGTTCGAGAGCGGCCTGCCGGTGGAGGCGCTGATGGAGAAGGCCGGCCTGGCCCTCAGCCAGCGGCTGCTGGAAGCTCACGGCCCCCGGTTGAGGGCCTGCGGGGCCCTGGTGCTGGTGGGGCCTGGCCACAACGGCGGTGATGGGCTGGTGGTGGCCCGGGAGCTCCACTTGGCGGGTATCGCCGTGCAGCTGTGGTGCCCCTTTGAGCGCTGCAAACCCCTCACCGCCACCCACCGCCGCCATGCCCACTGGCTCGGCATCCCCACCCTGGCCGATCCACCAGATCCCGCCGCGGCCAGCCTCTGGATTGAGGCCCTGCTGGGCCTCAACCAGAGCCGGCCCCCAGGCGCCGCGCTCGAAACCCTGCTGGAGCATCGGCAGCAGCAGGCCCCTGGGGGTCTGGTGGCCCTGGATGTGCCCACCGGACTGTGCAGCGACACGGGGCGCTGCCTCGGTGGCGTAGCGGCGAAGGCCATCCACACCTGCACCGTGGGGCTGATCAAGCAGGGCCTGGTGCAGGATGCGGCCCTGGCCTGGGTGGGCCGGCTGGAGCGCGTCGACCTGGGGCTGGCCCGCCAGGCCCTGGACGCCCTGCCCGCCAGCCCGCCGCTGCTGCTGGCTGCCGCCGACCTGAGCACCGCGCCCTGGCCCCGGATCGAAACGGCGGCGGGCAAGTACGGCCGGGGCCGGCTGCTGCTGCTGGCCGGCAGCGCCCGCTTCCAGGGCGCTGCGCACCTGGCGGTGGCGGGGGCCAGTGCCAGCGGCTGCGCCAGTGTGCGGCTGGCCGGAGCCGCCGGCGTGGGGGGGCAGCTGGTGGCCAGGGCGCCGCATGTGGTGGTGAGCGCGGAGCTGGCCTGCGACCCGGCGGGGCACCTCTGCCTGGCCGACCTTCCCGCCACCACTCTTGAACGCCTCGATGCCCTGCTGCTGGGGCCGGGGCTGGGGGGCCAGCCGGAGCCTGCCCTCCGCGCAGGGCGTGAGCTGGAGGTGTGGGAGCGGCTGCAACGCTTGCCCGGCCTGCTGGTGCTCGATGCCGACGGCCTCAACCGTCTGGCCCTGGCGGTGGCCCCAGGCCTGGGCTGCAGCGCGGCGGCCTGGCTGGGTCATCGCCAGGGCCCCACCTGGCTCACCCCGCATGGGGCGGAGTTCGAGCGCCTCTTCCCCCAGTGGGCAGAGCTGCCGCCCCTGGAGGCCGCCGGCCGGGCCGCCGGCGAGGCGGGCGTGGGCCTGGTGCTGAAGGGAGCCCGCAGCGTGGTGGCCGCCCCTGATGGGCGCCGCTGGCAGCTGGGGGAAGCCGAACCCCGCGCGGCCCGCGCCGGCCTCGGGGACGTGCTGGCGGGCTACTGCGCCGGGCTGGGTGCCCAGGCCATCGCCGCCTGCGGCCAGGCCGATCCAGCCGTGCTGGCGGCAGCGGCCCTGGCCCACGCCCAGGCGGGTCTGAGGGTGCGCGCAGGCGCTGGCCCCGGCCACTGCACACCGATGGCGATCGCCTCAGCCCTGGCGGGCCTCGATCCGGCGCCAGGCGGCCAGGGCGAACCCTCCTTGGCAGCAGCAGAAACCTGA
- the mnmA gene encoding tRNA 2-thiouridine(34) synthase MnmA produces MSSAPAATPAGAQALERLRAWPGEHRVAVGLSGGVDSSLTAALLVEAGWQVEGLTLWLMSGKGACCAEGLVDAAGLCEQLGVPHHVVDSREQFRAQIVDFLVEGYAAGVTPLPCSRCNREVKFGPMLAWAREQRGLERLATGHYARVRPASGGGRDQLLRGLDRHKDQSYFLYDLPQEVLCRLVFPLGELTKPDTRLEAEHHGLRTAAKPESQDLCLADHHGSMRAFLDAYLPPRQGEIVLGDGRVLGHHDGLEHFTIGQRKGLGVAWSEPLHVVRLDGALNRVVVAPRSEAARPDCVVGAVNWVSIEPPQQPLEVEVQVRYRSAPEPALLTPLEPTEADGAAGRPYRVQLRFAEEQFSITPGQAAVFYAGDVLLGGGLIQASPN; encoded by the coding sequence CTGAGCTCCGCCCCTGCTGCCACTCCAGCCGGTGCCCAGGCCCTGGAGCGCCTGCGGGCCTGGCCCGGCGAGCACCGCGTGGCCGTGGGGCTCTCCGGCGGGGTGGACAGCTCTCTCACCGCGGCCCTGCTGGTGGAGGCGGGCTGGCAGGTGGAGGGGCTCACCCTGTGGCTGATGAGCGGCAAGGGGGCCTGCTGCGCCGAGGGGCTGGTGGATGCCGCCGGCCTCTGTGAGCAGCTGGGGGTGCCCCACCACGTGGTGGATTCCCGCGAGCAGTTCCGGGCCCAGATCGTTGACTTTCTGGTGGAGGGCTATGCCGCCGGGGTGACGCCCCTGCCCTGTTCCCGCTGCAACCGCGAGGTGAAGTTCGGCCCGATGCTCGCCTGGGCCCGGGAGCAGCGCGGCCTGGAGCGCCTGGCCACGGGCCACTACGCCCGCGTCCGCCCGGCCAGCGGTGGCGGCCGTGACCAGCTGCTGCGCGGTCTGGATCGCCACAAGGACCAGAGCTACTTCCTCTACGACCTGCCCCAGGAGGTGCTCTGCCGGCTGGTGTTTCCCCTCGGTGAACTCACCAAACCCGACACCCGCCTGGAGGCCGAGCATCACGGCCTGCGCACCGCTGCCAAGCCCGAGAGCCAGGACCTCTGCCTGGCCGACCACCACGGCTCGATGCGGGCCTTCCTGGATGCCTATCTGCCGCCGCGCCAGGGCGAGATCGTGCTGGGAGACGGCCGGGTGCTGGGCCACCACGACGGCCTGGAGCACTTCACCATCGGCCAGCGCAAGGGGCTGGGGGTGGCCTGGAGCGAGCCGCTGCATGTGGTGCGTCTCGATGGCGCCCTGAACCGGGTGGTGGTGGCACCCCGCTCCGAGGCGGCCCGCCCCGACTGTGTGGTGGGCGCGGTGAACTGGGTGTCGATCGAGCCGCCCCAGCAACCGCTGGAGGTGGAGGTGCAGGTGCGCTACCGCAGCGCCCCGGAGCCGGCCCTGCTCACCCCCCTGGAACCCACCGAGGCCGATGGGGCAGCGGGCCGGCCTTACCGGGTGCAGCTGCGTTTCGCCGAGGAGCAGTTCTCCATCACCCCAGGCCAGGCCGCGGTGTTCTATGCCGGCGACGTGCTGCTCGGTGGCGGGCTGATCCAGGCTTCCCCCAACTGA
- a CDS encoding 2Fe-2S iron-sulfur cluster-binding protein, protein MSATPVRLHWPNGHTSQVASGSSWLVAAEQAGVTIPTGCLGGSCGACEIEVNGRVVRACIATVPPSRTGSLTVELASDPYW, encoded by the coding sequence ATGAGTGCCACTCCGGTTCGCCTGCACTGGCCCAACGGCCACACCAGCCAGGTGGCCAGCGGCAGCTCCTGGCTGGTGGCGGCCGAGCAAGCCGGCGTGACCATCCCCACCGGCTGCCTGGGGGGCAGCTGCGGCGCCTGCGAAATCGAGGTGAACGGCCGGGTGGTGCGGGCCTGCATCGCCACGGTGCCCCCCAGCCGCACGGGCTCCCTCACGGTGGAACTGGCCAGCGATCCCTACTGGTGA
- a CDS encoding cobyric acid synthase, protein MVLGTSSGAGKSLMTAALCRVLRRRGEQPLPFKGQNMSNNAWVDGGGGEMAYSQALQAWAAGLEPHCSMNPVLLKPQGDSTSEVIHLGRSVGTARAEHYYRDWFRPGWAAIREGLDALQTSHPGGRLVLEGAGSPVEVNLQARDLTNLRLAQFLRARCLLVADIERGGVFAQLVGTLQLLTPVQRPLIRGLLINRFRGRRELFDAGRTWLQEHTGVPVLGVMPWLDELFPPEDSLDLLERRSSKGRAELEIAVLRLPSLSNFSDLDPLEAEPSLQLRWIRPGEELGQPDAVILPGSKQTLRDLAALQDHGWGERLAAYVSSGGHLFGLCGGLQMLGRQLGDPRGLEGEAIGGGGAEQAGLGLLPLCTVYGASKALRQRHCPALWPPGSPLELRGFELHRGHTELLGGGLAGDGSESAAATAPLAAEAGLGWWRPIGERGGSVAGTYLHGVFDSGAWRRRWLNQLRQRRGLPLLSEHQSDHAQQRDALLDRLADAFEAHVNLAPLLHP, encoded by the coding sequence ATGGTGCTGGGCACCAGCAGCGGCGCCGGCAAGTCGCTGATGACGGCCGCCCTCTGCCGGGTGCTGCGCCGCCGCGGCGAGCAGCCGCTGCCCTTCAAGGGTCAGAACATGAGCAACAACGCCTGGGTGGATGGCGGCGGCGGTGAGATGGCCTACTCCCAGGCGCTGCAGGCCTGGGCGGCGGGGCTGGAGCCCCACTGCAGCATGAATCCCGTGCTGCTCAAGCCCCAGGGCGACAGCACCAGCGAGGTGATCCACCTGGGCCGCTCGGTGGGCACGGCCCGGGCCGAGCACTACTACCGCGACTGGTTTCGCCCCGGCTGGGCCGCCATCCGGGAGGGGCTGGACGCGCTGCAGACCAGCCATCCCGGCGGCCGGCTGGTACTGGAGGGGGCCGGCAGCCCCGTGGAGGTGAACCTGCAGGCCCGCGACCTCACGAACCTGCGGCTGGCCCAGTTCCTGCGGGCCCGCTGCCTGCTGGTGGCGGACATCGAACGGGGCGGGGTGTTTGCCCAGCTGGTGGGCACCCTGCAGCTGCTCACGCCGGTGCAGCGCCCCTTGATCCGGGGGCTGCTGATCAACCGCTTTCGGGGGCGGCGCGAACTCTTTGACGCCGGCAGAACCTGGCTGCAGGAGCACACCGGCGTGCCCGTGCTGGGGGTGATGCCCTGGCTGGATGAGCTGTTTCCCCCGGAAGACTCCCTCGATCTGCTGGAGCGTCGCAGTAGCAAGGGCCGGGCCGAGCTGGAGATCGCCGTGCTGCGGCTGCCCTCGCTCAGCAACTTCTCCGACCTCGACCCCCTTGAGGCCGAGCCCAGCCTGCAACTGCGCTGGATCCGGCCCGGCGAGGAGCTCGGCCAGCCCGATGCCGTGATCCTGCCTGGCAGCAAGCAGACCCTGCGGGACCTGGCGGCCCTGCAGGATCACGGCTGGGGGGAGCGGCTGGCGGCCTACGTGAGCAGCGGCGGCCACCTGTTCGGGCTCTGCGGCGGTCTGCAGATGCTGGGACGGCAGCTGGGCGATCCCCGCGGCCTGGAGGGCGAGGCGATCGGGGGCGGTGGGGCAGAGCAGGCGGGTCTTGGCCTGCTGCCGCTGTGCACCGTCTATGGCGCCAGCAAGGCCCTGCGCCAGCGGCACTGCCCGGCCCTGTGGCCACCAGGGTCACCGCTGGAGCTGCGCGGCTTCGAGCTTCACCGCGGCCACACCGAGCTGCTGGGCGGCGGTCTGGCAGGCGACGGGTCAGAGAGCGCGGCCGCCACCGCTCCGCTGGCCGCTGAGGCCGGCCTGGGATGGTGGCGACCGATCGGAGAGCGGGGCGGCAGCGTGGCGGGCACCTATCTGCACGGGGTGTTCGACAGCGGTGCCTGGCGGCGACGCTGGCTCAACCAGCTGCGCCAGCGCCGAGGACTCCCCCTGCTGAGCGAACATCAGAGCGACCATGCCCAGCAACGCGACGCCCTGCTCGATCGCCTGGCCGATGCCTTCGAGGCCCACGTGAACCTCGCCCCCCTGCTTCACCCCTGA
- a CDS encoding Npun_F0494 family protein gives MKGQPHLQARSWARASQAMRCLPFRRTFYELVGTTPLSSSAFCRRADAGQHCSCSLGSERVEAHWIWLIQVGVLRREVDGQGLTERVRLTPMGRDLLEQWPGAIPAASLLERLQHQLRRSRPRL, from the coding sequence ATGAAAGGACAGCCTCACCTCCAGGCCCGCTCCTGGGCCCGGGCCTCCCAGGCGATGCGCTGCCTGCCGTTCCGCCGCACGTTCTATGAGCTGGTGGGCACCACACCGCTCAGCAGCAGTGCCTTCTGCCGCCGGGCCGATGCCGGCCAGCACTGCAGCTGCAGCCTGGGCAGCGAACGGGTGGAGGCCCACTGGATCTGGCTGATCCAGGTGGGGGTGCTGCGCCGGGAGGTGGATGGCCAGGGACTCACCGAGCGGGTGCGTCTCACGCCGATGGGGCGCGACCTGCTGGAGCAGTGGCCGGGCGCCATTCCCGCGGCGTCCCTGCTGGAGCGGCTGCAGCACCAGCTGCGGCGCAGCCGGCCGCGCCTGTGA
- a CDS encoding nucleoside triphosphate pyrophosphatase has protein sequence MLVLASASPARRRLLQQAGLPHRVQVSGVDEEAFAHADARQLVRQLAQAKAEAVAEKLAVELAAELGKTAPTALPAWRGVLGCDSVLVFAGETFGKPRDAEQAAARWRRMSGQWAELHTGHCLTAPQGPPLQAVVTTRVQFAALDEAAITAYVATGEPLQCAGGFALEGRGGLLVERIEGCFSNVIGLSLPLLRRWLQDPRFNDR, from the coding sequence ATGCTGGTGCTTGCCTCCGCCTCCCCGGCCCGTCGCCGCCTGTTGCAGCAGGCGGGCCTCCCCCACCGGGTGCAGGTGAGTGGGGTGGACGAGGAGGCGTTTGCCCATGCCGATGCCCGGCAGTTGGTGCGCCAGCTGGCCCAGGCGAAGGCCGAAGCAGTGGCGGAAAAGCTGGCGGTGGAGCTGGCGGCTGAGCTGGGGAAGACTGCCCCCACAGCTCTGCCGGCGTGGCGCGGGGTGCTGGGCTGTGATTCGGTGCTGGTGTTCGCCGGAGAGACCTTCGGTAAGCCCCGCGATGCCGAGCAAGCCGCCGCCCGCTGGCGCCGCATGAGCGGCCAGTGGGCGGAGCTGCACACCGGCCACTGCCTCACGGCCCCGCAGGGGCCGCCGCTGCAGGCGGTGGTGACCACGCGGGTGCAGTTCGCCGCCCTGGACGAAGCGGCCATCACCGCCTACGTGGCCACTGGCGAGCCGCTGCAATGCGCTGGGGGATTTGCCCTGGAGGGGCGGGGCGGGCTGCTGGTGGAGCGAATCGAAGGCTGCTTCAGCAATGTGATCGGCCTCAGCCTGCCCCTGCTGCGCCGCTGGCTCCAGGATCCCCGCTTCAACGATCGCTGA